In the genome of Heterodontus francisci isolate sHetFra1 chromosome 15, sHetFra1.hap1, whole genome shotgun sequence, one region contains:
- the LOC137377577 gene encoding ras-like protein family member 11A-like isoform X1, with product MRLLQNTMSNNSGNFLLVPIPEVPVLDYLHNRNVKIVVLGARKVGKTALIVRFLTKRFIGDYEPNTGALYSRQINIDGDQISLQVQDTPYANQGDGDDPRNPDVITRSIHWADGFVFVFSLTDPESWKAVRPLYQQIRKIYPNTRLPFVLIGNKADLPHARQVETNEGIQLVNEIGGTYFEVSARENYNEVYDAFHQVCQEASKVIGTSNGEKRRGLLLARPKSPNMQDLGRRLKQALSSKVKATTSL from the exons ATGCGTCTCCTCCAGAACACCATGTCAAACAATTCAGGTAACTTCCTACTGGTTCCCATACCGGAGGTCCCGGTGCTCGACTACCTGCATAACAGAAACGTGAAGATCGTGGTGCTGGGAGCAAGGAAAGTTGGAAAGACTG CTTTGATTGTACGGTTTCTCACAAAACGATTCATTGGAGATTATGAACCAAACACAG GAGCTCTATACTCAAGACAGATTAACATCGATGGTGATCAAATTTCACTACAAGTGCAAGACACCCCCTATGCTAATCAG GGAGATGGAGATGATCCTCGCAATCCAGATGTTATAACCCGCTCAATTCACTGGGCAGATGGTTTTGTTTTCGTCTTTTCACTTACAGACCCTGAAAGCTGGAAAGCCGTCCGTCCACTCTATCAGCAAATCAGGAAAATCTATCCCAACACAAGGCTTCCATTTGTGCTCATAGGAAACAAGGCTGATTTACCCCATGCACGCCAAGTGGAAACCAATGAAGGGATCCAGTTGGTAAATGAGATAGGGGGGACTTATTTTGAAGTTTCTGCCAGGGAAAATTACAATGAGgtctatgacgctttccaccaAGTCTGCCAAGAAGCAAGTAAAGTGATTGGAACCAGCAATGGAGAGAAAAGAAGAGGTCTGCTTTTAGCTAGGCCCAAATCACCAAACATGCAAGATCTTGGAAGACGATTAAAACAAGCTCTTTCATCTAAAGTAAAGGCCACTACTTCTCTTTAA
- the LOC137377577 gene encoding ras-like protein family member 11A-like isoform X2, with product MRLLQNTMSNNSGNFLLVPIPEVPVLDYLHNRNVKIVVLGARKVGKTGALYSRQINIDGDQISLQVQDTPYANQGDGDDPRNPDVITRSIHWADGFVFVFSLTDPESWKAVRPLYQQIRKIYPNTRLPFVLIGNKADLPHARQVETNEGIQLVNEIGGTYFEVSARENYNEVYDAFHQVCQEASKVIGTSNGEKRRGLLLARPKSPNMQDLGRRLKQALSSKVKATTSL from the exons ATGCGTCTCCTCCAGAACACCATGTCAAACAATTCAGGTAACTTCCTACTGGTTCCCATACCGGAGGTCCCGGTGCTCGACTACCTGCATAACAGAAACGTGAAGATCGTGGTGCTGGGAGCAAGGAAAGTTGGAAAGACTG GAGCTCTATACTCAAGACAGATTAACATCGATGGTGATCAAATTTCACTACAAGTGCAAGACACCCCCTATGCTAATCAG GGAGATGGAGATGATCCTCGCAATCCAGATGTTATAACCCGCTCAATTCACTGGGCAGATGGTTTTGTTTTCGTCTTTTCACTTACAGACCCTGAAAGCTGGAAAGCCGTCCGTCCACTCTATCAGCAAATCAGGAAAATCTATCCCAACACAAGGCTTCCATTTGTGCTCATAGGAAACAAGGCTGATTTACCCCATGCACGCCAAGTGGAAACCAATGAAGGGATCCAGTTGGTAAATGAGATAGGGGGGACTTATTTTGAAGTTTCTGCCAGGGAAAATTACAATGAGgtctatgacgctttccaccaAGTCTGCCAAGAAGCAAGTAAAGTGATTGGAACCAGCAATGGAGAGAAAAGAAGAGGTCTGCTTTTAGCTAGGCCCAAATCACCAAACATGCAAGATCTTGGAAGACGATTAAAACAAGCTCTTTCATCTAAAGTAAAGGCCACTACTTCTCTTTAA